The sequence below is a genomic window from Mesotoga sp. BH458_6_3_2_1.
ACAACTGCACTTAGGGCTCTTCCAGAAAAGACCTTGAAGCCATTGAGGTGCGTTTCGGTATTTCCGTGAGCTTCAATTATCATCCTTTCTCTCAGAGAAAGGATGGGTTCGTTTACAATACCGGTCTTGTCGACTATTCTGTCTCGATCATTCGGAGAGATCCTTCCCTGGACCGCAGCGGCATTAACGAAAGAAATGAAGTCTTCTCCGCCTGGTATTATGTAATTTCTGTAAGATTCGAGAAGCTTGTCTGAAAGAGCTCTCGAGCCGTCTTCAAGCTTTGAGACCAGGGACTTTGTCCTTCCCAGCAGAAGCGCTATCTCCTCCTGAGTGAGGTTTAGATTCTCTCTGGCTTTCCTAAGATCTGTTGGCGATGGGATGCAATTAGTCTTTTCATAATTGTCCCAGATCTTCTTCCAGGCTTCATCGAAAGATCTGGCATCCACATATGAACTTCCGCATCCATCACATCTATAGACATCGTAGGAAAGTCTGACTTGACTTCCCTTGAAACTCTCGATACTCTCTTCCTTAGATAGGCGCATTTCCCTTCCACATTCGGGACATCTCATGAAATCAACTCCCGTACTCTGCAAGATGCAAAGATAGACAGATCAGCCTTTCCTTGAAACTATAACTCAGCTTCAAATAGACTCTGTCTTTGTATTCATAGTTTTCTGGGGCCAAGAATTCATCATCGGTAATATCAAGTTCTCTGAGTATTGACTCAAGCGGTAAGGATCTCCAGACAACAATCGTAAATGAATCTCTTTGATTATCATCCTTGATCTCATCGGGGCAGATGTCTTTCGCCACCTTCCACGTGGCCTAAGCACATCATAACGCTCTCTTATTCCTGACTTGTAGAAAGCGTTCATCAGATCTATGTTTTTCTTCGCATCACTGAGCAAGTAGATATTGCATTCCCGGTTTTCGATAATCTCTTGTATTCTGTTCCTAAGAACATTGAAGAACAGCTTATTCTTCATAAGATCCATGCTCTTCTCCTAAATTATATATTGTCTATGTCAACTTTGTCAACTACACGACGTTTTACTTCTCTTCATAGCTCCACCGCTCAGAGGGGCGAAAAGAATTCCGCTATGCATTTCATTGAATTTCCGCCAAGGTTTTGTGCCCTAGTTTATCTTTCGCTTCGCGAACAGGAATTCAGTTTCTCGAGTTTCTGGATCTTGCTTTATCGTAGATATTTAGCTTGCAGGAAACGCGCTTCTCAGCAGCCAATATAAATTCACTGTAAAAACGCGAGTCTGTCACGAAAAAAGTTGTGCCTAATCTTCCGCGTTCTCGCTGTAGTCCTCTAATACATCGTCTGAGAGATGTACGAGGTGACGAAGAGAAGCTATCTCTTTTACGCTTTCGTATGAGAGGTATGTGCAAGTCTCAAACAACGGACCACGTTCTAGCAACGAAAAAACAGGTCTTTGCAGTTCTTGAAAAACCTTATCCTTTCTCGAGAAAGGCGCTACTATATGAAGCTTAATGTCCATATTCGGCTGAAGCGCCAGCAGATCGGCCATTCTGAGAATACCGGAATAGATAGAAGTGGTATGCTCTACCTCGAAAGCCCTCTTGATCGATCTCCCCCTTAACCACAGAACATCTATCTGCTCTATGGTTTTCAAAGTAATCTCATCATAATTTAGGGGTAGCCTTTCTAAGATAGACGGATCGCCACTCTTACATTCGGAAAGTACTCTGCTCCGATCATTTCTGG
It includes:
- a CDS encoding type II toxin-antitoxin system antitoxin SocA domain-containing protein, whose protein sequence is MRCPECGREMRLSKEESIESFKGSQVRLSYDVYRCDGCGSSYVDARSFDEAWKKIWDNYEKTNCIPSPTDLRKARENLNLTQEEIALLLGRTKSLVSKLEDGSRALSDKLLESYRNYIIPGGEDFISFVNAAAVQGRISPNDRDRIVDKTGIVNEPILSLRERMIIEAHGNTETHLNGFKVFSGRALSAVVGRFLSEIEPLDHMKLFKLLFYSDSLSFERRGVSITGLRYIANHYGPTPVKYEDVVSYLKEAGVVEEGKKASVMVKGTAMPDHLPAEEEEIVGTIVKRYGRLTSTKLSSLSHEEPCWKETGEKKVIRYCKGMIRN